The following coding sequences are from one Culex quinquefasciatus strain JHB chromosome 1, VPISU_Cqui_1.0_pri_paternal, whole genome shotgun sequence window:
- the LOC6048779 gene encoding serine/threonine-protein kinase OSR1 → MAASSSSTTVPMSASSASLAGGTAPAVAPPTNTPWPNSKDDYELREVIGVGATAVVHGAYCAPRNEKCAIKRINLEKWNTSMDELLKEIQAMSSCNHENVVTYHTSFVVKEELWLVLRLLEGGSLLDIIKHRMKSVNCKHGVFDEATIATVLKEVLKGLEYFHSNGQIHRDIKAGNILLGDDGTVQIADFGVSAWLATGRDLSRQKVRHTFVGTPCWMAPEVMEQDHGYDFKADIWSFGITAIEMATGTAPYHKYPPMKVLMLTLQNDPPSIDTGADEKDQYKAYGKTFRKMIVECLQKEPSKRPTASELLKHPFFKKAKDRKYLTATLLATGPSMATRVHKAAKRQPGASGRLHRTVTGEWVWSSEEEDNGKQSSDSDSEEPRPMNRLEQMDSSASETEDASEPSTLTVAPTTDGLAALSLAADDDDDGLPPINLVLRMRNANRELNDIRFEFAVGKDSAEGIASELVGAGLVDTRDIVVMAANLQKLIDLRATGLKTVTFQLNSGFGSGETADEKSLIGYAQISITD, encoded by the coding sequence ATGGCggctagcagcagcagcacgacGGTTCCGATGTCGGCGTCGTCGGCGAGTCTGGCGGGGGGGACCGCACCGGCGGTGGCACCGCCGACCAATACGCCGTGGCCCAATAGCAAGGACGACTACGAGCTGCGGGAGGTGATCGGGGTGGGGGCGACGGCGGTGGTGCACGGGGCGTACTGCGCGCCGCGGAACGAAAAGTGCGCGATCAAGCGGATCAATTTGGAGAAGTGGAACACGTCGATGGACGAGCTGCTGAAGGAGATCCAGGCGATGAGCAGCTGTAACCACGAGAATGTGGTGACGTACCATACGAGTTTTGTGGTGAAGGAGGAGTTGTGGCTGGTGTTGAGACTGTTGGAGGGGGGGAGCTTGCTGGACATTATCAAGCACAGGATGAAGTCGGTGAACTGTAAGCACGGGGTGTTTGATGAGGCCACGATCGCGACGGTGTTGAAGGAGGTGTTGAAGGGGTTGGAGTACTTTCATAGCAATGGGCAGATCCATCGGGATATAAAGGCGGGCAATATCTTGCTCGGGGACGATGGGACGGTTCAGATTGCGGACTTTGGCGTGAGTGCGTGGTTGGCCACGGGTCGGGATTTGAGCCGGCAGAAGGTTCGGCACACCTTTGTGGGGACCCCGTGCTGGATGGCACCGGAAGTGATGGAACAGGACCACGGGTACGACTTTAAGGCGGACATCTGGTCGTTTGGCATTACGGCGATCGAGATGGCGACGGGCACGGCTCCGTACCACAAGTACCCGCCGATGAAGGTCCTCATGTTGACGCTGCAGAACGATCCGCCCTCGATCGACACCGGCGCCGACGAGAAGGACCAGTACAAGGCGTACGGCAAGACGTTCCGCAAGATGATCGTCGAGTGTCTCCAGAAGGAACCCTCCAAACGCCCCACGGCCAGTGAACTCCTGAAGCACCCGTTCTTCAAAAAGGCTAAAGATCGCAAGTATCTGACCGCGACCCTGCTCGCGACCGGCCCCTCGATGGCCACCCGAGTCCACAAAGCTGCCAAGCGACAACCGGGCGCGTCCGGCCGCCTCCACCGAACCGTCACCGGCGAGTGGGTGTGgtcctccgaggaggaagacaACGGCAAACAGTCCTCGGACTCGGACTCCGAAGAGCCCCGCCCCATGAACCGCCTCGAGCAGATGGACTCGTCCGCGTCGGAAACCGAAGACGCCTCGGAACCGTCAACCCTAACCGTCGCCCCCACAACCGACGGCCTCGCCGCCCTCTCCCTggccgccgacgacgacgacgacggtctgCCCCCCATCAACCTGGTCCTGCGGATGCGGAACGCCAACCGGGAACTGAACGACATCCGGTTCGAGTTTGCCGTCGGCAAGGACTCGGCCGAAGGCATCGCCTCGGAACTCGTGGGCGCCGGCCTCGTCGACACGCGCGACATCGTCGTGATGGCGGCGAACCTGCAGAAGCTGATCGACCTGCGCGCCACCGGCCTCAAAACCGTCACCTTCCAGCTGAACTCGGGCTTCGGCAGCGGCGAAACCGCCGACGAAAAGTCCCTCATCGGGTACGCGCAGATTTCCATCACGGACtaa